CATGGGTTCGGGCGGGTTGATTGTCATGGATGAGACCAGCTGCATGGTGGATATCGCGCGCTTTTATCTAGAGTTTGCCCAGGATGAATCCTGCGGCCGCTGTACCCCTTGTCGGGTTGGTACCAAGCGGCTGCTAGAAATCCTGCGGCGGATCACCGCCTTTGAAGCCAGCCTGGAGGACCTGAAAATCCTCGAGGACCTGAGCCACGACATTAAAGAAAGCTCCCTTTGCGGACTAGGCCAGACCGCGCCCAACCCCATCCTTTCCACCTTGCGCTATTTTCGTCCCGAGTACGAAGCCCACATCCGGGATAAACGATGCCCGGCCGGAGTATGCCCGGGCGAGGTACGCCAGGGCGGAGCTCGTCGGAACCTGGTCTCAGGTACGGCCATGTGAGGGAAGGGGTCCCCCATGCCGCGTAGGCGGCACACGATGGATGAGAATGGTAGCGACACGGGATGGGGGCCGAGTGATCCGGAAGCGACATTAAGCCGACCCAGCACTCAACTAGGAATTGCGCGCGGGTTTTCATAAGTCAACGTAGGTATAGGCATGCGTTGTCGGTATAGTCGGTTATAAGGTTGAGTGCTGGGCACGCAGGATTTGGGAGTGGAGGATCAGCGGGTCATAGGCGAGAGCAACTATGTTTCGGAGGAGAAGGCATAGCTATGGGTGATGGTCGACGGGTTAGGATGTTTGAGCCGGGATCCCCAGGTAGCTGGGAGGAACGGCAGCAATCGGCCGGGGAGAACTGGCGAGAAGATAGCCGAGGCCACAGCAGAAATGCTGGGGAACGGCAGCAGTCGGCTGGGAAGAATGAGCTTAGGAAAAGGCAGCTGGGAGGGGGCGCCCGGCCGGGCCCGACCCTGGTTCCAGCCAAGAAAGTTAGCTTTTGGATCGATGGCCGGGAGGTGGTGGCCGAGGAGGGCATCTCGGTGTTAGAGGCGGCCCACCGGGTGGGGATTGAGATCCCCAGCCTGTGCTATTTAAAGGGTATCAACGAGATTGGGGCTTGCCGGGTATGCCTTATCGAAGTGCAAGGCGCTCATACTTTGCAGGCCGCCTGCGTCTATCCGGTGTCAGCCGGCCTCAGGGTCCATACCAATACTCCTCGGGTGCTCAGGGCCCGCCGCACGGTGGTAGAGCTTTTGCTTTCCGACCACCATCGCGAATGCACCAATTGCATCCGCAACCTCAACTGCGAGCTGCAGCATCTAGCCGATACCTTGGGAATTCGTAACCTCCGTTTCACCGGTGAAACTCCCAATTACCCTATCTTCAATAACAACTCTTTCATCGTACGGGATTACAACAAATGCATTAAATGCCGGCGCTGCGAGGCCATCTGCAGCAATGTCCAAGAAGTCCACGTCTACTCCGGACAGAACCGGGGTTTTGACACGGTTATTGCTCCAGCCTTTATGAAGGATCTGGCCGAGGTTGCCTGCATCACCTGCGGCCAGTGCGTCATTGCCTGCCCTACCGCTTCCTTGGTGGAAAAGGAGAATATCGATGAAGTGTGGCGGGCGTTGGCAGATCCTGAGCAGTATGTGGTAGTTCAGACCGCTCCCTCCATCCAAGTTACTCTAGGGGAGGTTTTTGGGCTGCCGGTAGGCACGGTGGTGACGGGCAAATTGGTAGCGGCCTTGCGCCGCCTGGGCTTTGACAAGGTCTTTGCCACCGATTTTACTGCCGATTTGACCATCATGGAGGAGGCGCACGAGCTCTTGGAGCGGCTTTCCGGCCGGGGCGGCCCTCTTCCTCTCCTTTCCTCCTGTTGCCCGGGCTGGATCAAGTTCTGCGAGCATTTTTACCCCGAGTTTATCCCCCACCTTTCCACCTGCAAATCGCCCCACGAAATGTTTGGGGCCATAACCAAGACCTATTTTGCCGAAGACCAGGGCTTAGACCCAAAAAAGATAGTGGTGGTGGCCATCATGCCCTGCACCGCCAAGAAGTTCGAGGCCAGCCGGCCGGAAATGGGGAGCGGCCAGTGGAGAGATGTGGACGTGGTGCTTACCACCAGGGAGCTGGCGCGAATGATCCGGCAAGCTGGCTTGAACTTCCGGCAGCTGCCCGATGAGGAATACGATGCCCCACTGGGGATGGCCAGCGGGGCTGGCACCATTTTCGGCGCTACTGGCGGGGTGGTGGAGGCAGCGGTGAGGACTGCCTATGCTCTCACCCACGGCCAGGAAATGGGGGTAATCGACTTCGAAGAATTCCGGGGCCTTAGCGGCGTCAAGGAAGCCTGGGTGGAGATTAAAGGTAGGAACATCAAAGTGGCCATTGCCCACGGTACCGGCAATGCCAGAAAGGTCCTGGATCGCATGAAGGCGGGGGAGCAGTTTGACTATGTGGAGATCATGGCCTGCCCGGGCGGGTGCGTGGGGGGCGGCGGCCAACCCATCTTTGGCAGCCGGGAGCATAAGGAGATATCCTTAGATTACCGCCACAATCGCGCCGATGCCCTGTACCGGATTGATTATTCCCGCCGCATCCGCCTCTCCCACCAAAACCCAGCGGTACAGAAAATCTACGCCGACTTCCTGGGGGCACCCCTGAGCGATAAGGCCAACCAGCTCTTGCACACCCATTATACTCCCCGCGGGCCGCTGCCCGGATACGAAGCCAACCCTGTCCCCAAGGAGCCACCCCGGCATTTCCTGCAGTAAAAGCTGTTTTCCTGGGTGAGGGCCCTGCTGGCCGAGACTGCTGCACAACCCCTGGGCTTACAAGGTGACCGCATCACCGTCTGCCTTCAGATGGCCGAGAAGGCCTGCTATGGCTTCTTTCCAGGAGATCAAATAGAGTTTGCTCGGCTAGGGGGGCAAAGTCCCAGTATTCCAACCAGGTGCGTACCCTAAA
This portion of the Clostridia bacterium genome encodes:
- a CDS encoding iron hydrogenase small subunit; the encoded protein is MFEPGSPGSWEERQQSAGENWREDSRGHSRNAGERQQSAGKNELRKRQLGGGARPGPTLVPAKKVSFWIDGREVVAEEGISVLEAAHRVGIEIPSLCYLKGINEIGACRVCLIEVQGAHTLQAACVYPVSAGLRVHTNTPRVLRARRTVVELLLSDHHRECTNCIRNLNCELQHLADTLGIRNLRFTGETPNYPIFNNNSFIVRDYNKCIKCRRCEAICSNVQEVHVYSGQNRGFDTVIAPAFMKDLAEVACITCGQCVIACPTASLVEKENIDEVWRALADPEQYVVVQTAPSIQVTLGEVFGLPVGTVVTGKLVAALRRLGFDKVFATDFTADLTIMEEAHELLERLSGRGGPLPLLSSCCPGWIKFCEHFYPEFIPHLSTCKSPHEMFGAITKTYFAEDQGLDPKKIVVVAIMPCTAKKFEASRPEMGSGQWRDVDVVLTTRELARMIRQAGLNFRQLPDEEYDAPLGMASGAGTIFGATGGVVEAAVRTAYALTHGQEMGVIDFEEFRGLSGVKEAWVEIKGRNIKVAIAHGTGNARKVLDRMKAGEQFDYVEIMACPGGCVGGGGQPIFGSREHKEISLDYRHNRADALYRIDYSRRIRLSHQNPAVQKIYADFLGAPLSDKANQLLHTHYTPRGPLPGYEANPVPKEPPRHFLQ